In a single window of the Patescibacteria group bacterium genome:
- the rpoD gene encoding RNA polymerase sigma factor RpoD, giving the protein MKDLREKTGAKELIKEGKEKGYVTQEEVLAVFPEAEDDIELLDDVYTIFVQEGIDVLEEPEDEKTREEIEEELSLDDVKNESYSDPVKMYLREIGRIPLLTAEEEVELSKRVEKGDEEARKHLTQANLRLVVSIAKKYTGRGLSFLDLIQEGNIGLMRAVEKFDWRKGYKFSTYATWWIRQGVTRAIADQARTIRIPVHMIETINKYKKVARKLEQELDREPEPEEVAAEMEDVDIEKARQIERIRRRPASIEAPVGEEGDSRLKDFLPDETVISPEDVTSQSLLKDKIREVLSTLDPRERKVLEFRFGLEDGKPRTLEEVGKEFDVTRERIRQIEAKALRRLRHPSRAKKLKGFLRSSS; this is encoded by the coding sequence ATGAAAGATTTAAGAGAAAAAACTGGAGCAAAAGAATTAATAAAGGAAGGTAAGGAAAAAGGTTATGTTACTCAGGAAGAAGTATTAGCTGTATTTCCTGAGGCAGAGGACGATATTGAGCTTTTAGACGACGTGTATACAATCTTTGTTCAGGAGGGAATTGATGTCCTCGAAGAGCCTGAAGATGAGAAAACCCGAGAGGAAATCGAGGAGGAGCTTTCTCTAGATGATGTCAAAAATGAAAGTTACTCTGATCCTGTGAAGATGTATTTACGGGAAATAGGACGAATTCCCCTTCTTACTGCTGAAGAAGAAGTTGAGTTGTCAAAGCGAGTAGAAAAAGGAGATGAGGAAGCTCGTAAGCATCTTACTCAGGCAAATCTCCGTTTGGTTGTTTCTATTGCAAAAAAATATACGGGAAGGGGCCTTTCCTTTTTGGATCTTATCCAAGAAGGAAATATTGGACTTATGCGTGCTGTTGAAAAGTTTGATTGGAGAAAGGGTTACAAATTTTCTACATACGCTACTTGGTGGATTCGTCAGGGAGTGACTAGAGCAATTGCAGACCAAGCAAGGACAATTAGAATCCCGGTGCACATGATTGAGACTATAAATAAATATAAGAAAGTAGCTAGGAAACTTGAGCAGGAGTTAGATCGTGAGCCAGAACCAGAAGAGGTTGCGGCAGAAATGGAAGATGTTGATATTGAAAAGGCGCGGCAGATTGAGCGAATCCGTCGTCGTCCGGCATCGATTGAAGCTCCAGTTGGTGAGGAGGGGGACTCACGCTTAAAGGATTTCTTGCCAGATGAAACAGTTATTTCTCCTGAAGATGTTACTTCTCAGTCTTTACTCAAAGATAAGATTCGGGAGGTCCTTTCTACATTGGATCCCAGAGAACGGAAAGTTTTGGAGTTTCGGTTTGGGTTAGAAGACGGTAAACCCCGAACATTAGAAGAAGTAGGAAAGGAATTTGACGTAACCAGAGAACGAATCCGCCAAATTGAAGCTAAAGCTCTACGCCGTCTCCGACACCCTTCTAGGGCAAAAAAGCTTAAAGGCTTTTTGCGTAGTTCTTCTTAA
- a CDS encoding GIY-YIG nuclease family protein: MHYVYILNLSNGDYYTGSTYDLDRRLEEHQSGKNPSTKNFLPCRLVSYTAFESKEKAESFEAYLKTGSGVAFRNKHLI; encoded by the coding sequence GTGCACTACGTTTATATCCTCAACCTTTCCAACGGAGATTACTATACCGGTTCAACATATGATCTTGATAGAAGATTGGAAGAGCATCAATCTGGCAAGAACCCCTCTACTAAGAATTTTTTACCTTGCCGGTTAGTTTCCTATACAGCTTTTGAATCGAAAGAAAAAGCAGAATCATTTGAAGCCTATCTCAAAACAGGTTCAGGGGTAGCTTTTAGAAACAAACATCTAATCTAA
- a CDS encoding GIY-YIG nuclease family protein, producing the protein MFYYGSTDNLKSRIKLHNDGKVESTRPHRPWDLVWYGAFQTEKEARNFEKYLKTGSGKAFAYKRLVSVALEKDFSSGRRG; encoded by the coding sequence ATTTTTTATTACGGTTCGACTGATAATTTGAAAAGCAGGATCAAGTTGCATAATGATGGGAAGGTAGAATCTACTAGACCACATAGGCCATGGGATTTAGTTTGGTATGGTGCTTTTCAAACGGAAAAAGAAGCAAGAAACTTCGAAAAATATTTAAAGACTGGGTCAGGGAAAGCTTTTGCATACAAACGATTAGTTTCCGTAGCCTTGGAGAAGGACTTCTCTTCCGGTCGTAGGGGGTGA